DNA sequence from the Vicia villosa cultivar HV-30 ecotype Madison, WI linkage group LG3, Vvil1.0, whole genome shotgun sequence genome:
atcaatttagaaagcttagagagtcctctaaatgatgtctttggtttcatctccattgaagtctccatgctcaagttatgagctttgacccagaaggtatatttcattgacttttaggaggacctataatgtattgcgccatatctcttgaatgaagctttTCTAGCCTtgacatgtgagagacaaaattgtagaggattcaatttccttcatcataggctttgagtgaggaatttctgatgctccatgtgaaagttatggtcagtcaaagtcgcgttgactttctcctataaaaaaccctaatttgaacctttgtatttgttcatctctgagttttttattaatgaatcatgatcaacctttgatcaaatgatggatataatcttccatacttgatgttgaccaaaaatcttgaagtttgactgtattttgacaatagttgacttttaggtcaacacagtcgattattggtcgtctgagccattgagtgagcaatccttgggatAGAGGCTTGACTCttgacatggagatactttgagacatacgagagaccttgagatccatttgaagccttgaatattcacaatcTCTGATAAAAATTAAAACCCTAATCTTGAGACTCTCAATTAGGAGACTGTTGCTTGAGAAGAACCCTTGAGCCTTGGTGTTATTGGAAATGAAGTGAGGAACCTTTTGAtttgaatataagagggcaaattttggggtatgacagcgtccGCACACACATAACACGCAATTGTGTATCTTGTATTGTATTGTAGTTGTTGTTGGTCCCATTTAATAGGTGAGAAGTGCATTTCCCTCTCATTATGGTTGGTATGGGAATTGAGATTTATCTCACCCAATAATAGAATCTGTTTCAACTCTATTTAGAGTTCTTGTTGTAAGGGTTGTACCCCTAGTATGATATCTTatatcattgcttattaaaaaaaataatctatAACCATGAATAAAGACCATTCAACAAACTAACTAAGAAGAACAATTCACCTCATCATAGACTATTCAACAAAACAATttgatattatatttatttatttaaaataaggtTCCATGACTAGCTaagtaattaattttaatttttttaattaaattagtcaAAATAATCCATTACAAAATCTAACATTGTACTGATATATTACTTaacaattttcatttttaatttcaaaatgaaAATACTCAACTATAGAAACAAATAAGTTTCAAATAAAGAAGAAAGTGaaaactaaatttatttttattgtaatcgatatgtaaatattttttcaattatattttattttaatccacTAGTAAACGGTATTCCCGTTGAAGGTAACCATTGATCTCCTAAAATAAAGTTTGCCACTGTAAAATTACTAGCCTGATCAAAATTCAACAAATGGTAGCCTGACCATTTCACTCGATTTTCGGTGTTAGCTCCTGGCCCATAATTATTATATTCCGCAAAAAATAATGTATCTAAATATTCGGGGGCACCTACCCACTCTAACCATCCTTTTGGATTCAACACATTGCTTATGTCTGATTGCATGAAAATTGTTCTAGCATTTGGCTTCCATGGTCTACCCAAATATGTTGAGGTTGAATTGATTAAGGGTAAAAGATCATCATCTGCTAAAATGTTGCAAAATTGAAACGAAAATCCACTTGGTGTTCCTTTGTATCCTCCTTGAGCAGTGATTGTATTTTCTTGTCCCGATATCCCTTTTTTTACTAATATTGAACAATTTTGAAACACTGCAGTGCCATATCCAAAAATAAAGTCAACTGTGCCACTGATTTTACACTCTCTATAAAATTGACGATTTATGTTGACACATAAACTATCTTGATAACCAGAAATCTCAACTCTATAAAAGGCAGAGAAGTCGGAGTCAGATTTGAGTGCCAATGCTTGATTATTTTCTGGACCAGCAGTGTTCATGAAAGAAATATCCTGTGCTATGAATCTTGGACCAAAGACAGCttcataaacaaataaaaattaataaatattaaatgataTGTTCCAATATTAAAGATATGAAAAAGATAAGAGATTCAAACTTACTAAAGGTAGCTGAGTCGTAAGTACAttcaaatgatttattttgaccACAACTCATGTTATCAGTTATGACTGTGGCTCCCATACCTTCTCCAATCATAGTGATATTCCACTTTTTTTCATTGATAAAAACCTTTTCTTTGTAAACTCCTTTCTTTATAGATATTACATACCGTGTCATGCTATTATCCGGTGCTGCATTTACTGCTTCCATTACTGTCTTATACTTTCCACTTCCATCAGCAGCAACTGTCACATTAGCTATAACCTCTCCATTAGTAATCTCTGCAACAAAAGTGAAGAATGCAATGAACAAGATCAAAGTGTAGACGATAGTTGTATAAGAATGAGACATAGTAATTAAATTAAACGTAATGCATTTCTTCCCAATTTACACACACATATAAACCATGTAAAGATCAAAATAGAAATTGGCAACTAATGTAAAAGGTTCTCCatataagataaatttcttataaaaaattatttgggcACAATAAACATATTTTATACCTAGTTTGTATTCTAAATGTATTAATACCATATTAAAGTTTACATATCAAATTTTtccttatatataatatatatcatatatgcggtcatattatttataaatattattcatttttaaGGTATTTATCGTATTAGGATTACAATTAAATTTATTGTGCCACACTAATACAAGACTCActtctttttattaattttgagaaTATTTGATCGGATTTCACTCTCTATTTATACTTTTGAAAGTTTTTAagagatttattttctattaatgCAAGATTtactatataaaataaaatttataaaattagttctatccataatatatatatatatatatatatatatatatatatatatatatatatatatatatatatatatatatatgacaaatcaaatgagaactttagttATCATTGGATTTGAATTAACGGCCCATATTTACTTTATATCTTAAATACATATTACATAAATAACCATTGGATTTGAATTAACGGCCCATATTTACTTTATATCTTAAatacatattacataaatatcttgttcacttaaatattaattaaatattttaaaatatgaggtaaatctgaaccattaattcaaatccaatggttattattaaaaattttaagttCTTATTCTAGCCAAAGttgtcatttatatatatatatatatatatatatatatatatatatatatatatatatatatatatatatatatatatatatatatatatatagagagagagagagagagagagagagagagggatcaaattacaccaatatgttacacttatagttacactcattaataacctttgattttattttgatccaatggttagaaatatataattagtgactcatgattcttacttaaaatagttttattctatttttggtaattattaattttgattttaacaaattataatgtttttttctcataaaataaatataatctctcctaattttgtaacaattaactttcatataacgttaattttaatgtaattcaatgacatagtaaatcattatagattaagctcaaactttataggtatgatctatatgatattatgtttcaatccaacggttgaatttaaaaaatattaattcgagatgtagttattgaacgagtgtaactcgtggtgtaactcttcgggtgtaatttgatccctcctcatatatatatatatatatatatatatatatatatatatatatatatatatatatatatatatatatatatatatatatatatatatatatatatatatatatatatggccggTCCAATGAATCGTgaggccctgttctaattttaaaaatatataatttttataacaaaaaataaaaatagacctaaattaaaaaatatatgattttaatgataaaaaataGTACATCACAAATAATATTATATACTAATCAAATGAATcactaaaaaattgaaaaatattgtTAAACATATAATATCATTTCCtacaatttaaattttataactaCATCAAAAGAAAATTTTCCGAACACTTTTAGAAGTAAATTTATCAATTAaatctttatattttattatttttgaaatattaattttaattgttattttgtcaattcattaaatatttttatcaaacaatTCAGTTTCGTTGTAAAATTGTGttcttatattaaattattacatGAGTAAAAATTaggaattaataataaaaaaatattgacaatTAGTAATTAaaagttcaaaaaaaaattaaacttagaacataaatataaattaataacatTGACTCAagagtaaaaaaaacaaaacattaaacgaattattctaaatataatatccatgttatttttttaatatatagtaTGTAATTCTGAAAGGTGTAGAAAAAACTGTAGCAACAAAATTTTATT
Encoded proteins:
- the LOC131656899 gene encoding probable pectinesterase/pectinesterase inhibitor 44 — translated: MEAVNAAPDNSMTRYVISIKKGVYKEKVFINEKKWNITMIGEGMGATVITDNMSCGQNKSFECTYDSATFTVFGPRFIAQDISFMNTAGPENNQALALKSDSDFSAFYRVEISGYQDSLCVNINRQFYRECKISGTVDFIFGYGTAVFQNCSILVKKGISGQENTITAQGGYKGTPSGFSFQFCNILADDDLLPLINSTSTYLGRPWKPNARTIFMQSDISNVLNPKGWLEWVGAPEYLDTLFFAEYNNYGPGANTENRVKWSGYHLLNFDQASNFTVANFILGDQWLPSTGIPFTSGLK